A window from Streptomyces subrutilus encodes these proteins:
- a CDS encoding NAD(P)H-quinone oxidoreductase — MHAITIEQPGGPEALVWTDAPDPVASEGEVLVEVVASAVNRADVLQRQGFYDPPPGASRHPGLECSGRITAIGPGVSGWSVGDEVCALLAGGGYAQKVAVPAGQLLPVPAGLDLVTAAALPEVVATVWSNVFMVAGLRPGETLLVHGGSSGIGTMAIQLAKAVGAKVAVTAGGPEKLARCAELGADVLIDYREQDFVAEVRAATDGAGADVILDIMGAKYLARNLDALAVNGRLAVIGLQGGAKAELNLGALLAKRAAITATSLRARPLEEKAAIIAAVREHVWPLVSAGRVRPVVHATLPMSRAAEAHRLLESSSHVGKILLTP; from the coding sequence ATGCATGCGATCACCATCGAGCAACCCGGCGGCCCCGAGGCCCTCGTCTGGACCGACGCACCCGATCCCGTCGCGAGCGAGGGCGAGGTGCTCGTCGAGGTCGTGGCCAGCGCCGTGAACCGCGCCGACGTCCTCCAGCGCCAGGGCTTCTACGATCCGCCGCCGGGCGCCTCCCGCCACCCCGGCCTGGAGTGCTCCGGGCGCATCACCGCCATCGGCCCGGGCGTGTCCGGCTGGTCGGTGGGCGACGAGGTCTGCGCCCTGCTGGCGGGCGGCGGATACGCGCAGAAGGTGGCCGTGCCGGCCGGCCAGCTGCTGCCGGTCCCGGCCGGCCTGGACCTGGTGACGGCGGCCGCGCTGCCCGAGGTGGTGGCCACGGTGTGGTCCAACGTGTTCATGGTGGCCGGGCTGCGCCCCGGCGAGACGCTGCTCGTGCACGGCGGCTCCAGCGGCATCGGGACCATGGCCATCCAGTTGGCGAAGGCGGTCGGCGCGAAGGTCGCGGTGACGGCGGGCGGGCCCGAGAAGCTGGCCCGCTGCGCGGAGCTGGGCGCGGACGTACTGATCGACTACCGCGAGCAGGACTTCGTGGCGGAGGTACGGGCGGCCACGGACGGGGCCGGGGCGGACGTGATCCTGGACATCATGGGCGCGAAGTACCTGGCCCGGAACCTGGACGCGCTGGCCGTCAACGGCCGTCTCGCGGTGATCGGGCTCCAGGGCGGGGCGAAGGCCGAACTGAACCTCGGGGCGCTGCTGGCCAAGCGGGCGGCGATCACCGCGACCTCGCTGCGGGCGCGGCCGCTGGAGGAGAAGGCGGCCATCATCGCGGCGGTCCGGGAGCACGTGTGGCCGCTGGTCTCGGCCGGCCGCGTCCGACCGGTGGTCCACGCCACCCTCCCCATGTCCCGGGCCGCCGAAGCCCACCGCCTCCTGGAATCCAGCAGCCACGTGGGCAAGATCCTCCTCACCCCCTGA